In Apium graveolens cultivar Ventura chromosome 10, ASM990537v1, whole genome shotgun sequence, the following are encoded in one genomic region:
- the LOC141691896 gene encoding uncharacterized protein LOC141691896 yields MSSQKIGGLKVPKFDKANYNLWKKMMLLHLRAADHRYIKVIEKGPFVFEIEDPNDDEKRIPKNPDDYTEKDIELDSLDAKVHHLLMESMDDDMSHQIVVCKNAKHMWQTIELLMEGTEDVRENRLDILTTQYEAFKSHPRENITSVFDRLNKLINELSIYGKRYEHKAINRKFMLTLPTHLISKGDSVRERLDFKTMSLDKLYGKMKTHEIELEQKKIIYGSGAVDVKNAELLKTTALVASKHKDLDKTAEKSKTNDQVLCDAEVDDGNLSGDPRDYYTMEELQDMKDPTMANMAAMFGNLRFRRKQAFRESGSSNRGQKSPSYSDSGYKTGMVDRKNAKCFNCGEMGHFATECRRSQQARDKGKAYQRKDFGGSKKYPVKSYIAEGRSWDDTDDEEGQFGNLALMADTPHSSRQVILCSYSPPFHTKNLCENEHCLAFRKSITIPAASSFDSIKVECTKKACIDRYNSINLNYYHCIVSLKNANGTVGDLKEKVKKLQEKLDKLVLEKVNVEDISQVVSGKLGIGLDYDELRKSSKKRVVENEKVEKVDNPPDTPHVLKNNKKPLYKKASSDPFDEDRLFIEHQLLVEDLNELKDKKAKEPSKSADLDSETSKAGLGFSSKTKRSRNRNGRIGGNDPRKLCNNCGSAGHLTHACRKAKRELVRGLPEMEFCPEELREACEKGKSKRASHKKKTVSDIAEPLQLLHMDLFRPVNIMSMSRKKYCLVIVDDYSRYTCVLFLHSKDEAAEMIIDHINKIELEAGVPLRCIRSDNGIEFRNAKLNDFCVEKGISRQYSAPRTPQQNGVVERKNRTLVEAVRTMLNEANLLTYFWAEADDEHLGKFDAKAEEGIFLGYSFESKAYRVFVIDDSKVVESLNVTFDDTKLPSIQKEDSNDHLSVEDLSDDEDEPEFVPNRDKNGDDHHNDHNGDSDSDGNGGDGSDMNGNSGNTIVHSETVSGTSPQVLNSIDQDGSNPGGAEQERGSDSRTQQNVNQAESSRENLPRAVKWSRSHPEDLIIGDAGARVQTRRATANECLFSGFLSQMEPKKYIRDLLKKYQMEDSTPTKTPMATATKLDQDESGKKVDITHYKGMIGSLLYLTASRPDIMFATCLCARFQADTKESHLIAVKRIFRYLKGTPNLGIWYPKDTGFDLIGYTDSDYAGLIIGFEILMLIDYHDLTCYMLCGN; encoded by the exons ATGAGTTCTCAAAAGATTGGCGGTCTTAAGGTTCCAAAATTCGATAAGGCAAACTACAATCTATGGAAGAAGATGATGCTTCTTCATCTCAGAGCTGCAGATCACAGATACATTAAGGTCATCGAGAAAGGACCATTTGTATTTGAGATAGAGGATCCAAATGATGATGAGAAGAGAATTCCTAAGAATCCAGATGACTACACTGAGAAGGATATTGAATTGGATAGTCTGGATGCCAAGGTGCATCACTTGTTGATGGAATCCATGGATGATGACATGAGCCATCAAATTGTTGTGTGTAAAAATGCTAAGCATATGTGGCAAACCATAGAGTTGTTAATGGAAGGAACGGAAGACGTCAGAGAAAACAGACTTGATATTCTGACTACCCAGTACGAGGCATTCAAATCTCACCCACGAGAAAACATAACTTCAGTCTTTGATAGATTGAACAAGTTGATAAATGAACTGAGCATCTATGGGAAGAGATATGAACATAAAGCGATAAACAGGAAGTTTATGTTGACATTGCCCACTCATCTCATAAGTAAAGGAGATTCAGTTCGTGAGCGCTTGGACTTCAAGACTATGTCTCTGGACAAGTTATATGGGAAGATGAAGACTCATGAAATAGAATTGGAACAGAAAAAGATTATATATGGAAGTGGTGCTGTGGATGTGAAGAATGCTGAGTTACTGAAAACAACTGCTCTTGTAGCTAGTAAACACAAGGATTTGGACAAAACTGCTGAAAAGTCAAAGACAAATGATCAAGTGCTTTGTGATGCTGAAGTTGATGATGGAAATCTCTCTGGAGACCCAAGGGATTATTATACAATGGAAGAGTTGCAAGATATGAAGGATCCCACCATGGCCAACATGGCAGCTATGTTTGGAAACCTGAGATTCAGGAGGAAACAAGCCTTCAGGGAATCTGGTAGCAGCAACAGGGGTCAGAAATCTCCATCATATTCAGACTCAGGCTACAAGACAGGGATGGTGGATAGAAAGAATGCCAAGTGTTTCAACTGTGGAGAAATGGGACACTTTGCCACTGAATGTAGAAGGAGTCAACAGGCaagagacaaaggaaaggcttaTCAAAGGAAAGATTTTGGAGGTTCGAAGAAGTATCCAGTGAAGTCTTACATAGCTGAGGgtagaagctgggatgatactgatgatgagGAAGGGCAGTTTGGAAATCTGGCACTCATGGCTGACACTCCACACTCTTCAAGACAGGTAATCCTTTGCTCCTACTCACCTCCATTTCATACTAAAAACCTATGTGAGAATGAACACTGCCTTGCCTTTAGAAAGTCTATCACTATACCTGCTGCATCTTCATTTGATAGTATAAAAGTTGAATGCACTAAGAAAGCATGCATTGATAGATATAATTCCATAAATCTGAACTATTATCATTGTATAGTCTCCTTGAAAAATGCTAATGGTACTGTAGGTGACTTGAAAGAAAAGGTAAAGAAACTACAGGAAAAACTTGATAAGTTAGTTCTTGAGAAAGTTAATGTTGAAGATATTAG CCAAGTTGTAAGTGGTAAACTTGGAATTGGGCTAGATTATGATGAGCTTAGAAAGTCAAGTAAGAAACGTGTGGTGGAAAATGAAAAAGTTGAAAAAGTAGATAATCCACCTGATACACCACACGTTCTGAAAAATAATAAGAAACCTTTGTACAAGAAAGCATCTTCTGATCCCTTTGATGAGGATAGACTATTCATTGAACATCAGTTGCTTGTTGAGGACTTAAATGAATTAAAAGATAAAAAGGCAAAGGAACCTAGTAAGTCAGCTGACTTAGATAGTGAAACATCTAAGGCTGGACTAGGTTTTAGTTCCAAAACTAAAAGAAGCAGGAATAGAAATGGCAGGATAGGAGGCAATGACCCTAGAAAGTTATGCAACAATTGTGGATCTGCTGGTCATCTTACTCATGCTTGTAGGAAGGCTAAG agggaattggtgagaggtCTTCCTGAGATGGAATTTTGTCCTGAAGAACTTCGTGAAGCATGTGAGAAGGGAAAGTCAAAGAGAGCATCACATAAGAAGAAGACAGTTTCTGACATTGCTGAGCCCTTACAACTTCTGCATATGGATTTGTTCAGACCAGTCAATATAATGTCTATGTCGAGAAAGaaatattgcttagtgattgttgatgactattccagataCACTTGCGTGTTATTtttacattcaaaggatgaagcagcTGAAATGATCATTgatcacatcaacaagattgagttagaagctgGCGTGCCTTTAAGATGCATAAGATCAGATAATGGCatagaattcagaaatgcaaagtTGAATGATTTCTGTGTGGAGAAAGGCATCTCGAGACAATATTCAGCACCAAGGActcctcaacagaatggagtggtagaaagaaagaatcgTACATTGGTTGAGGCTGTAAGGACAATGCTGAATGAAGCCAATCTTCTTAcgtatttctgggctgaagct GACGATGAACATCTTGGTAaatttgatgccaaagctgaAGAAGGTATTTTTCTAGGCTATTCATTCGAGTCTAAGGCATACAGGGTGTTTGTGATTGATGACAGcaaagttgtggaaagccttaatgtaacttTTGATGACACCAAGCTCCCGAGTATTCAGAAGGAAGATAGTAATGATCACTTAAGTGTGGAAGatctttctgatgatgaagaCGAACCTGAGTTTGTTCCAAATAGAGATAAAAATGGAGATGATCATCACAATGATCATAATGGTGATTCAGATTCTGATGGAAATGGTGGAGATGGTTCAGATATGAATGGCAATAGTGGTAACACAATTGTGCATAGTGAGACAGTTTCTGGAACCAGTCCTCAAGTGTTAAATTCTATAGATCAAGATGGCAGCAACCCAGGGGGAGCAGAACAAGAAAGAGGATCTGATAGTCGAACTCAACAGAATGTTAATCAAGCTGAATCATCAAGGGAAAATCTGCCTAGAGCTGTAAAGTGGAGTAGATCTCATCCTGAAGatctcattattggtgatgctgGAGCAAGAGTTCAAACGAGAAGAGCtactgctaatgaatgtctatTTTCTGGGTTTCTTTCTCAAatggaaccaaagaaa TACATCAgggatcttctgaagaaatatcagATGGAAGATTCAACACCTACCAAGACTCCTATGgcaactgccacaaaacttgatcaagatGAGTCTGGTAAAAAGGTGGACATCACTCACTATAAAGGCATGATTGGATCTCTTCTCTACTTGACTGCAAGTCgtccagatataatgtttgcaacatgcttgtGTGCGAGGTTCCAAGCTGATACGAAAGAGTCACATCTGATAGCTGTCAAGAGGATCTTTAGGTATTTGAAGGGTACACCGAATCTAggtatctggtatcctaaagaCACAGGCTTTGATCTCATTGGCTATACGGATTCTGACTAtgctggtt TGATAATTGGATTTGAGATTTTGATGCTAATTGATTACCATGATCTTACATGTTACATGTTATGTGGTAATTGA